Proteins encoded by one window of Rubrobacter indicoceani:
- a CDS encoding sodium:solute symporter family protein: MQDLTFGGASGIIVLVAYAAVMLLIGYFAGRGQPNVRESVKSYYLAGGGLGFVALFFTLYATQYSGNTVIGYAPTAYRTGFPWLQSIMFMTFIIGAYLVFAPRLYAVAKRESFVTPADWIRHRFRSTAVTLLAVLLMLWGIGNYLLEQLVAIGQGISGLTGDTVPYQLGVILFVVVMLAYAWMGGMRAVALTDVMQGIALLVGVMVLLGGSLYLIGGSLGDATQYLIQNEPEKAQVPPLDVSVNWLSLVLMVGFGAAVYPHAIQRIYAAESERTLKRSLAGMAWMPPITTGLVFVVGIIGISLFPNLGESESEQLVGMIANEVAAINIFFYIMMILLFGGIVAAIVSTADSALLSFSSMISRDLYARHINPDASEARQVLVGKLWGIVAIAVLLVIAWNPPGTLYSIFVLKFELIVQVAPSFILGLYWKRLSSWPVFFGMLVGAMVAGGMTLFGIGTVYGVHGGVIGLALNLAICVVGSLVIPATKEEAARAERSAELSVR, translated from the coding sequence ATGCAGGACCTCACTTTCGGGGGCGCGAGCGGCATCATCGTGCTGGTGGCTTACGCGGCGGTCATGCTGCTCATCGGGTACTTTGCCGGGCGCGGTCAGCCGAACGTCCGCGAGAGCGTGAAGAGCTACTATCTCGCCGGGGGCGGCCTCGGCTTTGTCGCGCTTTTCTTTACGCTCTACGCGACGCAGTACTCGGGCAACACCGTTATCGGGTACGCGCCGACGGCGTACCGGACGGGCTTTCCGTGGCTTCAGTCCATCATGTTCATGACGTTTATCATCGGGGCGTATCTGGTCTTTGCCCCGAGGCTGTACGCCGTCGCCAAGCGGGAGTCCTTTGTCACGCCGGCGGACTGGATCCGTCACCGCTTCAGGTCGACCGCCGTTACGCTTCTCGCCGTTCTGCTGATGCTGTGGGGCATAGGCAACTACCTGCTGGAGCAGCTCGTGGCTATCGGGCAGGGCATCTCCGGGCTCACGGGGGACACCGTGCCCTATCAGCTGGGGGTGATCCTCTTTGTCGTCGTGATGCTCGCCTACGCGTGGATGGGCGGCATGCGGGCAGTCGCCCTGACCGACGTCATGCAGGGCATCGCGCTTCTTGTCGGGGTGATGGTGCTGCTCGGCGGGTCTCTGTACCTGATCGGGGGTAGCCTCGGGGACGCAACGCAGTACCTTATCCAGAACGAGCCGGAGAAGGCCCAGGTGCCGCCGCTGGACGTATCGGTGAACTGGCTGAGCCTCGTCCTTATGGTCGGGTTCGGAGCGGCGGTCTACCCGCACGCTATACAGAGGATCTACGCCGCCGAGAGCGAGCGGACGCTCAAAAGGTCGCTCGCCGGGATGGCGTGGATGCCGCCTATAACGACCGGGCTGGTGTTCGTTGTCGGGATTATCGGCATAAGCCTCTTTCCGAACCTCGGTGAGAGCGAGTCCGAGCAGCTCGTGGGGATGATCGCCAACGAAGTCGCAGCGATAAACATCTTTTTCTACATCATGATGATCCTGCTCTTCGGAGGGATCGTCGCGGCGATCGTTTCAACGGCGGACTCGGCGCTTTTGAGCTTTTCGTCCATGATCTCCCGGGACCTCTACGCCCGCCACATAAACCCGGACGCAAGCGAGGCCAGGCAGGTTCTTGTCGGCAAATTGTGGGGCATCGTCGCCATCGCCGTGCTGCTCGTCATAGCCTGGAACCCGCCGGGCACGCTCTACAGCATCTTTGTCCTTAAGTTCGAGCTTATCGTGCAGGTCGCCCCGTCGTTTATCCTCGGGCTCTACTGGAAGCGTCTCTCCTCGTGGCCGGTGTTCTTCGGGATGCTTGTCGGGGCGATGGTCGCCGGGGGGATGACGCTCTTCGGGATCGGAACGGTCTACGGGGTACACGGGGGTGTGATCGGCCTCGCCCTGAACCTCGCGATCTGCGTCGTCGGTTCGCTTGTGATTCCGGCGACAAAGGAAGAGGCGGCCCGCGCCGAGCGTTCTGCGGAGCTGTCCGTCCGATGA
- a CDS encoding hydroxymethylglutaryl-CoA lyase, whose product MSREDAPHRKVEIVEVGPRDGLQNETVTLSPEDRAELCDLLVDAGLRRIEAASFVNPKRVPQMAGAEKVLSGVSRKPGVSFAGLVLNERGYERAVAAGVDEVRYAYPLTDEFARRNQNSTVEAGTELAGRLAELAARDGVGYSVTFAVTFGCPFEGEVKPERVLQVAREVAASEPDEIILADTIGVAVPTQVRELVGGLRSIVNNNTDKSTKVGCHFHDTRHTGIANAIAAAESGATVLDASIGGTGGCPFAPRATGNIATEDLVYALHGMGYTTGADLDKLIECAGWMSGKLGKELAGRVYKAGTFTPVAG is encoded by the coding sequence TTGAGCAGAGAAGACGCGCCGCACCGGAAAGTGGAGATCGTAGAAGTCGGGCCGCGGGACGGCCTCCAGAACGAGACCGTAACGCTCTCCCCCGAAGACCGGGCCGAACTCTGCGACTTGCTGGTGGATGCTGGCCTCAGGCGCATCGAGGCCGCGAGCTTCGTCAACCCGAAGCGCGTCCCGCAGATGGCCGGGGCGGAGAAGGTTCTGTCGGGCGTGAGCCGGAAGCCGGGCGTCTCCTTTGCCGGTCTGGTCCTGAACGAGCGCGGTTACGAGCGGGCCGTCGCCGCCGGGGTCGACGAGGTGCGCTACGCCTACCCCCTGACCGACGAGTTCGCCCGACGCAACCAGAACTCGACCGTCGAAGCCGGCACCGAACTCGCCGGTCGCCTCGCGGAACTCGCGGCCCGCGACGGGGTCGGGTACTCCGTAACGTTCGCCGTGACTTTCGGCTGTCCGTTTGAGGGTGAGGTAAAGCCCGAGCGCGTGCTGCAGGTCGCCCGGGAAGTCGCCGCCTCGGAACCGGACGAGATAATCCTAGCCGACACCATCGGGGTGGCCGTCCCGACTCAGGTCCGCGAACTCGTCGGTGGTCTGAGGTCGATCGTTAACAACAATACAGACAAAAGTACAAAAGTGGGATGCCACTTCCACGACACGCGGCACACCGGGATAGCGAACGCCATCGCCGCCGCAGAGAGCGGGGCGACCGTTCTGGACGCCTCCATCGGGGGGACCGGCGGGTGTCCGTTTGCCCCGAGGGCAACGGGGAACATCGCAACCGAGGACCTTGTCTATGCGCTGCACGGCATGGGATACACAACGGGTGCGGACCTCGACAAGCTTATCGAGTGCGCGGGGTGGATGAGCGGGAAGCTCGGCAAGGAACTCGCCGGTCGGGTCTACAAGGCCGGGACCTTCACGCCCGTCGCCGGGTAG
- a CDS encoding STAS domain-containing protein, giving the protein MEIEGTPFVTLLHQTGGVPVVKASGEVDLLTAGRFKETLLRAVGDVRADRPGVVIVDLSGVGFIDSCGVAALASATREFRNAGGRVHIVTKDSPVARTLGITGLFRLFDVFPSVSSAAGRGVA; this is encoded by the coding sequence ATGGAGATCGAAGGCACACCCTTTGTAACGCTGTTGCATCAGACCGGCGGGGTTCCGGTCGTCAAGGCTTCGGGGGAGGTGGATCTCCTGACCGCCGGAAGGTTCAAGGAGACGCTGCTCAGGGCCGTCGGGGACGTCCGGGCGGACAGACCGGGGGTCGTTATAGTGGACCTGAGCGGGGTCGGGTTCATAGATTCCTGCGGGGTCGCCGCGCTCGCCTCGGCGACCCGGGAGTTCAGGAACGCCGGTGGGCGGGTTCACATCGTCACAAAGGACTCCCCGGTCGCCCGCACGCTCGGGATCACCGGCCTCTTCAGGCTCTTCGACGTCTTTCCGAGCGTGAGCTCCGCCGCCGGTCGCGGCGTTGCGTGA
- a CDS encoding acetyl/propionyl/methylcrotonyl-CoA carboxylase subunit alpha has translation MRVYILRWVEGLREEGFVGFGKLLVANRGEIAVRVFRACRDLGIETVAVYSEADVGALHVREADEAYHIGGAPAAESYLNVANLVAAIHDSGADAVHPGYGFLSESAPFARAVGEAGAVWVGPTPEAMEKVGLKVRAKELAERAGVPTIPGYNGAEQAGERLAEEARRIGYPVLVKASAGGGGRGMREVRRPEDLVEAVRGAKREAESAFSDGTVFIEKLVEGPRHIEVQVVADHHGNVVHLYERECSIQRRHQKVVEEAPSPALPPEKRAEVCGAAVRLAREVGYTNAGTVEFLLSAEGEFYFLEMNARLQVEHPVTEAVTGLDLVKLQLAVAAGKELPVLQGDVTLGGSAVEVRVYAEDENGYPAGGRLLAFDPPTGVGIRNDSGVETGDEVPLFYDAMISKLIVRAPDRGTAVSRLAAALDEYTVVGTETNLPLLRGIAATPAFAAGETTTDFLEIHGPSGAAGEADPELLAFAAVAEASAVRSGVDPFAASSWRQLGLHSFFYGSEPPGRGPVKVEVERAVGGYLARLPGEEPLEVEVLTSAGGRAYLMLDGLPAHADAEPGGGATVGIGGAYEKVLRHPSPDGLTAAPESVAGGLLAPMPGTVVRLAVGEGEEVEEGQLIVVIEAMKMEQPIVAPHAGVVVRLPFAEGDLVSGSDVLAEIDKKAATEGMEKRPVRYDS, from the coding sequence ATGCGGGTATATATACTGCGCTGGGTCGAGGGGCTTCGGGAGGAGGGTTTTGTGGGTTTCGGGAAATTGCTGGTCGCCAATCGGGGTGAGATAGCGGTCCGGGTCTTCCGGGCCTGCCGGGATCTCGGCATCGAAACCGTTGCGGTCTACTCGGAGGCCGATGTCGGCGCGCTGCACGTCCGGGAGGCCGATGAGGCTTACCACATCGGGGGTGCGCCCGCCGCAGAGAGCTACCTGAACGTTGCGAACCTTGTCGCGGCGATCCACGACTCCGGGGCCGACGCGGTGCATCCCGGCTACGGTTTCCTCTCCGAGAGCGCACCTTTCGCCCGGGCGGTCGGGGAGGCCGGGGCGGTCTGGGTCGGGCCGACGCCGGAGGCTATGGAGAAGGTCGGGCTGAAGGTCCGGGCAAAGGAACTTGCCGAGCGGGCCGGGGTCCCGACCATCCCCGGCTACAACGGGGCGGAGCAGGCCGGGGAGCGGCTCGCAGAGGAGGCCCGGCGGATCGGATACCCGGTGCTGGTGAAGGCCAGCGCGGGCGGCGGAGGACGCGGCATGCGCGAGGTGCGCCGCCCGGAAGACCTTGTGGAGGCGGTTCGGGGGGCGAAGCGCGAGGCCGAGTCGGCGTTCTCCGACGGTACGGTCTTTATAGAGAAGCTTGTCGAGGGTCCGCGCCACATCGAGGTTCAGGTTGTGGCCGACCACCACGGAAACGTCGTGCACCTCTACGAGCGGGAGTGTTCAATCCAGCGGCGGCACCAGAAGGTCGTGGAGGAGGCTCCGTCGCCCGCCCTCCCGCCGGAGAAACGGGCCGAGGTCTGCGGGGCCGCCGTCCGGCTCGCGAGGGAGGTCGGGTACACGAACGCCGGAACGGTGGAGTTCCTGCTCTCGGCGGAGGGGGAGTTCTATTTCCTTGAGATGAACGCCCGGCTTCAGGTCGAGCATCCGGTAACGGAGGCGGTAACGGGCCTCGACCTCGTGAAGTTGCAGCTCGCGGTCGCGGCGGGAAAGGAGTTGCCCGTGCTGCAGGGAGACGTGACCCTCGGTGGTTCGGCGGTCGAGGTGAGGGTCTACGCCGAGGATGAGAACGGGTATCCGGCGGGGGGGCGGCTGCTCGCCTTCGACCCGCCGACGGGCGTCGGGATACGAAACGACTCCGGCGTGGAGACCGGGGATGAGGTCCCGCTTTTCTATGATGCCATGATCTCCAAGCTTATCGTCCGCGCCCCGGACCGGGGGACGGCCGTTTCCCGCCTCGCCGCCGCGCTGGACGAGTACACCGTTGTCGGGACCGAGACAAACCTGCCGCTTCTGCGCGGGATAGCGGCCACGCCCGCCTTTGCAGCCGGAGAAACGACCACGGACTTTCTTGAGATCCACGGCCCCTCCGGCGCGGCGGGGGAGGCCGACCCGGAGCTGCTGGCGTTTGCAGCCGTAGCGGAGGCTTCGGCCGTTCGGAGCGGGGTGGACCCGTTTGCCGCCTCTTCATGGCGGCAGCTCGGGCTGCACAGTTTTTTTTATGGTTCGGAGCCCCCGGGGCGGGGCCCGGTAAAGGTCGAGGTGGAGAGAGCGGTCGGGGGTTACCTGGCGCGACTTCCGGGTGAGGAGCCGCTGGAGGTCGAGGTGCTGACGAGCGCGGGGGGGCGGGCGTACCTGATGCTCGACGGGCTTCCGGCGCACGCCGATGCCGAACCCGGCGGCGGGGCGACGGTCGGCATCGGCGGCGCGTACGAAAAGGTCCTGCGCCACCCGTCGCCGGACGGGCTCACGGCGGCTCCGGAGAGCGTTGCGGGCGGGCTGCTCGCCCCGATGCCGGGGACCGTTGTCCGGCTCGCGGTCGGGGAGGGCGAGGAGGTCGAAGAGGGGCAGCTCATAGTCGTTATCGAGGCGATGAAGATGGAGCAGCCCATCGTGGCCCCGCATGCCGGCGTCGTGGTGCGGCTGCCGTTCGCCGAGGGAGACCTTGTCTCTGGCTCGGACGTGCTCGCCGAGATAGATAAAAAGGCAGCGACGGAAGGGATGGAAAAGCGGCCGGTTCGGTACGATTCTTGA
- a CDS encoding propionate--CoA ligase has protein sequence MTLEEYRTFHERSVEDRAGFWGEQAKLIDWHRDFDKVLDYSKPPFTRWFVGGETNLCYNMLDRHLEERGDQAAVVYVSSETDEKTTYTYREVYREVNALAAALMELGVEKGDRVIIYLPMTAQALFAILACVRLGAIHSVVFGGFAAASLARRIDDARPRVMITADGGMRGGNVVRYKPLVDEACQTAKTPPENVIIFNRGLDKELSVTEGRDLDYAELREKHLGAEVPVRWVESSHPSYILYTSGTTGTPKGVQRDTGGYAVALASSIAQVFDAEPGETFFCASDVGWVVGHSYIVYAPLLRGMTTVVYEGLPVRPDAGVWWRIVEEFKVSTMFTSPTAIRALKKQDQSYMTAHDTGSLRKLFLAGEPLDEPTSRWASESLGVSVRDNYWQTETGWPILSAMQPGLDDEPVVAGSAGFACAGYSLQLMHEETGRPVTEPGERGILTIKAPTPPGFMSTVWGDDERFVETYFQDFPGGESYSTFDWATQAEDGRYFIMGRSDDVINVAGHRLGTREIEEAISDHPDVAETAAVGVKDEYKGQEVVAYVIAKSSEKVGPELEESVKEMVVKRVGKIARPSRVFFVDALPKTRSGKMLRRSIQALAEGRDPGDLSTLEDPSTLEGVRASSQGS, from the coding sequence ATGACGCTGGAGGAGTACAGGACGTTTCACGAACGCTCCGTAGAAGACCGTGCGGGGTTCTGGGGCGAACAGGCGAAGCTTATAGACTGGCACCGGGACTTCGATAAAGTCCTTGATTACTCGAAGCCGCCGTTCACCCGCTGGTTTGTCGGGGGTGAGACGAACCTCTGCTACAACATGCTCGACCGACACCTCGAAGAACGCGGAGATCAGGCCGCCGTTGTCTACGTCTCGTCGGAGACGGACGAGAAGACCACCTACACCTACCGCGAGGTCTACAGGGAGGTCAACGCGCTTGCCGCCGCTCTTATGGAGCTCGGAGTCGAGAAGGGTGACCGGGTCATCATCTACCTGCCGATGACGGCGCAGGCTCTGTTTGCGATCCTGGCCTGCGTCCGGCTCGGCGCCATCCACTCGGTTGTCTTCGGCGGGTTCGCCGCCGCAAGCCTCGCCAGGCGCATAGACGATGCCCGGCCCCGCGTCATGATCACGGCCGACGGCGGCATGCGCGGCGGCAACGTCGTCCGGTACAAGCCCCTCGTGGACGAAGCCTGCCAGACCGCAAAGACCCCGCCCGAGAACGTCATAATCTTCAATCGGGGCCTCGATAAAGAGCTGTCCGTGACAGAGGGACGCGACCTCGACTACGCCGAGCTCCGGGAGAAGCACCTCGGGGCCGAGGTTCCGGTCAGGTGGGTAGAATCGAGCCACCCGAGCTACATCCTCTACACAAGCGGCACGACCGGAACGCCGAAGGGCGTGCAGCGCGATACGGGCGGTTACGCCGTCGCCCTCGCCTCATCCATCGCTCAGGTCTTTGACGCAGAGCCGGGTGAGACGTTTTTCTGCGCCTCGGACGTGGGGTGGGTCGTCGGGCATTCGTACATCGTCTACGCGCCCCTGCTCAGGGGCATGACGACCGTCGTGTACGAAGGGCTGCCCGTCAGGCCGGACGCCGGGGTCTGGTGGCGCATCGTCGAGGAGTTCAAGGTCAGCACGATGTTCACCTCCCCTACGGCGATACGCGCGCTGAAAAAGCAGGATCAAAGCTACATGACCGCCCACGACACCGGCTCCCTCAGAAAGCTTTTCCTTGCCGGCGAACCCCTCGACGAGCCGACCTCGCGGTGGGCGAGCGAATCGCTCGGCGTCTCCGTGAGGGACAACTACTGGCAGACCGAGACGGGGTGGCCGATCCTCTCGGCGATGCAGCCCGGCCTCGATGATGAACCCGTCGTGGCCGGTTCGGCGGGTTTTGCGTGCGCCGGATACAGCCTGCAACTGATGCACGAGGAGACGGGCCGACCCGTAACCGAGCCGGGTGAGAGGGGCATCCTGACCATCAAGGCCCCGACCCCGCCGGGGTTTATGTCCACCGTGTGGGGCGACGACGAGCGCTTCGTAGAGACTTATTTTCAGGACTTCCCCGGCGGCGAGTCGTACTCGACCTTTGACTGGGCGACGCAGGCCGAAGACGGGCGGTACTTTATCATGGGCCGCTCGGACGACGTTATAAACGTTGCAGGACACCGGCTCGGCACCCGTGAGATAGAGGAGGCCATCTCGGACCACCCCGACGTTGCGGAGACGGCGGCGGTCGGGGTGAAGGACGAGTACAAGGGGCAGGAGGTCGTCGCCTATGTTATAGCGAAGAGTTCGGAGAAGGTCGGGCCGGAGCTTGAGGAGTCGGTCAAGGAGATGGTGGTGAAGAGGGTCGGGAAGATCGCCCGTCCGAGCAGGGTCTTTTTCGTGGACGCCCTCCCAAAGACGCGCTCCGGCAAGATGCTCCGCCGCTCGATCCAGGCTCTCGCCGAAGGCCGGGACCCCGGCGACCTCTCGACCCTTGAAGATCCGTCCACCCTTGAAGGCGTCCGCGCGTCGTCGCAGGGTTCGTAG
- a CDS encoding CaiB/BaiF CoA transferase family protein, protein MSREDVRGFARRERPLEGLRVLEFGALIAGPFATRMMAEFGAEVIKVERPGVGDPLRNWRYVDRRTGDSLWWSLQSRNKKLITLNLGHPEGVELAKKLAASSDIVVENFKPGTLEKLGLGWEVLHELNRRLILVRVSGYGQTGPYRDKPGFANIGEAMGGIRYVTGEPDRPPVRSGISLGDSMASLYAVIGALMAVHARDIGGSGEGQVVDVALYEAVFGFMESMVPEYDVAGIVRERTGAALPGITPSNTYRTKDESYVAIGGNSDAIFKRLVVALGRPELADDPRFLTNADRSEWADDLDELIEKWTLRHTVEEIRSSLDRAAVPVGTIYSVADIVEDEHYRAREMLLEGDVKGLGPVRMPGLAPKLSATPGAVDWYGGELGSHNREVYGETLGLSPAEMSRLLEAGVI, encoded by the coding sequence ATGAGCCGGGAGGATGTCCGGGGGTTCGCCCGGCGCGAGCGTCCCCTGGAAGGTCTGCGCGTGCTGGAGTTCGGCGCGCTTATCGCCGGGCCTTTCGCGACGCGGATGATGGCCGAGTTCGGGGCGGAGGTCATAAAGGTCGAGCGCCCCGGCGTCGGAGACCCGCTCCGCAACTGGCGGTACGTGGACAGGCGCACGGGCGATTCACTCTGGTGGTCGCTTCAGTCCCGCAATAAAAAGCTTATCACCCTGAACCTCGGCCACCCGGAGGGCGTCGAGCTTGCAAAAAAGCTCGCCGCTTCCTCGGACATCGTCGTCGAGAACTTCAAGCCCGGCACGCTCGAGAAGCTCGGCCTCGGCTGGGAAGTCCTGCACGAGTTGAACCGGAGGCTGATCCTCGTGCGCGTCTCGGGCTACGGGCAGACGGGGCCGTACCGGGACAAGCCCGGCTTCGCCAACATCGGAGAGGCGATGGGCGGCATCCGGTACGTAACGGGGGAGCCGGATCGCCCGCCCGTCAGGAGCGGCATCAGCCTCGGTGATTCGATGGCTTCGCTCTACGCCGTTATCGGCGCGCTCATGGCCGTGCACGCCCGCGACATCGGCGGTTCGGGGGAGGGGCAGGTCGTGGACGTGGCCCTCTACGAAGCGGTCTTCGGCTTTATGGAGTCCATGGTGCCGGAGTACGACGTTGCGGGCATCGTGCGCGAGCGAACCGGGGCCGCGCTGCCGGGCATCACCCCGTCGAACACTTACCGCACAAAGGACGAATCCTACGTCGCCATCGGCGGGAACAGCGACGCCATCTTCAAGCGGCTCGTCGTCGCGCTCGGGAGGCCGGAGCTCGCGGACGACCCCAGGTTCCTTACGAACGCCGACCGCTCGGAGTGGGCGGACGACCTCGACGAGCTTATAGAGAAGTGGACCCTGCGCCACACCGTCGAGGAGATCCGGTCGAGCCTTGACCGGGCCGCCGTCCCGGTAGGTACGATCTACTCGGTCGCGGATATCGTGGAGGACGAGCACTACAGGGCGCGGGAAATGCTTCTCGAAGGAGACGTGAAGGGTCTGGGTCCGGTGAGGATGCCGGGTCTTGCGCCGAAGCTCTCGGCCACGCCGGGGGCGGTCGATTGGTACGGCGGCGAGCTCGGCTCCCACAACAGAGAGGTGTACGGCGAGACGCTCGGCCTCTCCCCGGCTGAAATGTCCCGTCTCCTCGAAGCCGGGGTGATTTAG
- a CDS encoding MBL fold metallo-hydrolase, whose product MKIEFLGTGGAVSIPRPLCGCRVCVEAREKGIPYSRGGPSVFVHGPDVLIDTPEEARNLLNRSGVTNINACLYSHWHPDHVMGRRVFESLNWDFRNWPPRNRRTDVYLPGRVGRDFRERLGSWQHFEFLQRIGVVNVVEVPEGDRIEVNGTTITPFPLAESFVYGFLFEGGGKRALIVPDEVQGWRPPSWLGCLDLAVLPMGIAGEHPLTGERNMPVGHPVLKYEAGFSEVLDIAEKLAAERTVLTHVAEMNGLSHDDLEIVAGKLGAAGLDVEFAYDTMVVEV is encoded by the coding sequence TTGAAGATCGAATTCCTCGGAACGGGTGGGGCCGTCTCGATCCCGCGCCCGCTGTGCGGCTGTCGGGTCTGCGTGGAGGCGCGAGAGAAGGGCATCCCCTACAGTCGCGGCGGGCCGAGCGTCTTTGTACACGGCCCGGACGTTCTTATAGACACGCCGGAGGAGGCCCGCAACCTCCTGAACCGCTCCGGGGTGACGAACATCAACGCCTGTCTGTACTCGCACTGGCACCCGGATCACGTTATGGGACGACGCGTTTTCGAGTCTCTGAACTGGGACTTCCGCAACTGGCCCCCCCGGAACCGCCGGACGGACGTGTATTTGCCCGGTCGGGTCGGACGGGACTTTCGCGAGCGGCTCGGTTCCTGGCAGCACTTCGAGTTTCTGCAGAGGATCGGGGTCGTAAACGTCGTCGAGGTGCCGGAGGGGGACCGGATAGAGGTAAACGGCACGACCATCACCCCGTTCCCGCTCGCGGAGTCGTTTGTCTACGGCTTTCTGTTCGAGGGCGGGGGGAAACGGGCCCTGATCGTCCCGGACGAAGTCCAGGGCTGGAGGCCGCCGAGCTGGCTCGGATGCCTCGACCTCGCCGTTCTGCCGATGGGGATAGCCGGAGAACACCCGCTTACGGGGGAGCGGAACATGCCCGTGGGGCATCCTGTCCTTAAGTACGAGGCGGGCTTCTCTGAGGTTCTGGACATCGCCGAAAAGCTCGCCGCCGAACGCACCGTCCTGACGCACGTCGCGGAGATGAACGGCCTCTCACACGATGACCTGGAGATAGTCGCCGGAAAGCTCGGAGCCGCCGGCTTGGACGTGGAGTTCGCCTACGATACGATGGTCGTCGAGGTCTAG
- a CDS encoding PP2C family protein-serine/threonine phosphatase: MSGEDLLRPAPKNVADLGFIIEGMCDPVALLDRDWQFTYLNPAAVRVLGGDLVGEKVWERFPGAVGSELNLKLLAALETGEAAEVLLRPREFGLETEAWFRLRAYPSSAGVAVIAWDATEMKLMEEEREKLLRSSSETSRALQTALLPPALPEIEGIEVGAEYEAVGEGLRVGGDFYDVFAIENDGWAFVIGDVTGKGPEAASLTSFARYTVRALAMRLKKPEAVLGALNREILLQTDGERLFSAVYGELAPGVGEATLRISCAGHPSPLVLRAGGEVEWLPETGMILGEVEEPEFSSHEFLLGRGEAMIFYTDGVTEARNPSGRFFGEEAFIKTVSASVGLTAPDVARKLKERVLRFQDGSVRDDVAVLVVRVGEQETHRE; encoded by the coding sequence GTGAGCGGGGAAGACCTTCTGAGGCCCGCGCCGAAAAACGTTGCGGACCTCGGCTTCATCATAGAGGGGATGTGCGACCCGGTCGCCCTGCTCGACCGGGACTGGCAGTTCACCTATCTCAACCCGGCGGCGGTTCGGGTGCTCGGCGGCGACCTTGTGGGGGAGAAGGTCTGGGAGCGGTTCCCGGGGGCGGTCGGCTCCGAGCTGAACCTCAAGCTGCTCGCCGCGCTTGAAACCGGGGAGGCGGCGGAGGTGCTGCTCCGCCCGAGGGAGTTCGGCCTCGAAACGGAGGCGTGGTTCCGGCTGCGGGCCTACCCTTCGTCCGCCGGGGTGGCGGTTATAGCCTGGGATGCGACGGAGATGAAGCTTATGGAGGAGGAGCGCGAGAAGCTGCTCCGGTCCTCCTCGGAGACCTCGCGCGCGCTCCAGACCGCCCTGCTGCCCCCCGCCCTGCCCGAGATAGAAGGGATCGAGGTCGGGGCGGAGTACGAGGCCGTCGGGGAGGGGCTGAGGGTCGGGGGGGACTTCTACGACGTGTTCGCCATCGAAAACGACGGCTGGGCCTTTGTAATCGGGGACGTAACGGGCAAGGGGCCGGAGGCCGCCTCCCTGACCTCGTTTGCAAGGTACACAGTCCGGGCGCTCGCCATGCGGCTGAAGAAGCCGGAGGCGGTGCTCGGCGCGCTGAACCGGGAGATACTGCTGCAGACCGACGGGGAGCGGCTTTTCTCCGCCGTCTACGGCGAGCTGGCACCTGGTGTCGGGGAGGCTACGCTCCGCATCTCCTGCGCCGGACATCCCTCACCGCTCGTTCTGCGAGCCGGGGGCGAAGTAGAGTGGCTGCCCGAGACGGGGATGATCCTCGGCGAAGTCGAAGAGCCCGAGTTCTCTTCACACGAGTTCCTGCTGGGCCGGGGTGAGGCGATGATCTTCTACACCGACGGCGTAACCGAGGCCCGCAACCCGTCCGGGCGGTTTTTCGGGGAGGAAGCGTTTATAAAAACCGTCTCGGCCTCCGTCGGGCTCACCGCCCCCGACGTAGCCCGCAAGCTGAAAGAGCGGGTGCTCCGCTTTCAGGACGGCTCGGTCCGCGACGATGTCGCCGTGCTGGTTGTTCGGGTCGGCGAGCAAGAGACGCACCGGGAGTAA